The genomic region CCTTTTGGCCCCGTTGTAGAAATCCAGCCGGCCAATTTCGAGCCTGGCATGCAATTGCGGGCGAAGGGCCGGACCAGCCGTTTTAACGCGCGACCGGTTGACTAATCGGCGGCCATCTCGTTAGGCGTGACCAGGCCGGAGCAGGCCGACACCGCCGGGCACCGGGTGGACGGATCGAACCGATTAGACACCGCGGGCCGGGACGCAATATGCATCCATCGGAAACCGGGGCACCGATTGGGAGATGTGCATCGCCcgacaaaagaaaatagaCGAGAGCGGCGTTACAGCCGACGTTGCCGGCCAGCCAAAGTCTGAGAACTAGGTCGCAATTGGCCGTTCGGGAGGCTCGTTTATCGGCGCCGGTTGTTTGCTGCAACTCGCATCTGCATCTGCGTCCATCGATCTGGCGCGGCGCTGCAAGAAAAACTGCAAGCTTGGGTGGTATTGCACATGATTTGGGCCCGAGTGCCGTTTTGCACGGTTTGACACATTTGAaatagtaaaagtaaaatcacGATGGTTTTCCGTTTCGCCTATTTCGCGCACCATGACCGAAGTGCATTCgattagaaaattaattttagctAATTAGCATAGAGCGTGAGCAATTGATTAGGCTTTTCCACTCGAAACGAGTATATTCAAAAGTGAAGTAAAAAaacgttcattctttttccaATCGAATGGTCGAAATGCATGTAGCTCGAAAGCTGCTTATAGCTGAAACAACAAATAGCCAACATTAAACAGTTATTCTTCCATAGTTCACTTCACATAGTTCACAAATCACTGAGTTATCAAAAAAATCACTATTCTATTTAGGATACGTTTCAAATGCTCCTACCAGCGTTGAGGTTTTTAATATCCAATTTTTAGCTTCAACTTTGGAAATATGATGTTTACGAAATACGTTTAGTTATGTTCTACTAGGAATATGAGAATTATGGCATAAGATAACATTatgcttaacacgttgactgtcaTGGCTATCAATTTGTATAGCCAATAGTCatttttgaaaagtgtttgccccttttatataaaaattgcataaaaaatGACTGTACTAAAACACACTgtacagtcaacgtgttaaattacTTATCACAACAGTTTGGTTTtagcgatttaaaaaaagttagtTTAGTCGTTCATAAATGGAATATTCAGTTGCTTCACAGAGAGAGGACCTCAACCTacccaaaaatgtacttacATTTGATAGAAGGAACATTTGACTAATTTCAATCGTTCATTCAGTTTAAATTCtattatcaatttaaaacaaaatcaaatacgCTCGTTACTCACCCGTAAATCGATTCAATGAGCTGTAAAATCAAAATACATCAATCTACTCGGAACTCTACCACCGAGTGATGCACCCAATTCACCGCAAAACACCAATCACTCAACATGGCAGAAAGTCCATCGGGTCAACCCACGCGTATGCACTGATGCGAGTCGAATAGGAAATCCTGCCGCAACCGTCCCCTTCTCGTGTGTGTCTGTCATGTTCCACGCTGCGGGGAAAAGCGTCGGGAAAATCAATTACTTCCGAAATTGCATCACTTACCCTTCCGGGTACCGTCGATCCTCGGACCGGCATGCATCCAAcaacacatttaaaaaaacaaaacctgttACATGACCGCACAAATCTGATACATGAATGCTGAaagctgtttcatttttttatggttaGCTAGTGACATTCCGTTGTTCTGGGTGATTCTTGAAATTGCCACTAGTTGAAGCTGACGATGCGAGGCACATGAAAAACTGGACCATGGTTGGTGATTTTGATTGACATTGACCGACGGGCAATGGCACTGCATGGGGAAAAGACTGAGTATGTTTGTGGAAATCTGTGCCAGTAGTTTTGTTGCATGAAACAGTGGTTCGTAGGAAGAGGGTTTGTTTTAGACCACTAActagttttgaaaattttcattcgtttttgtggTATAGTCTATGcaaattttagaaaaatataatagGCATCAAATTCCAATGAGTTCATGCGTACATAAACAAAACTCGAGCGAATGATGGCGTTTATGTCCAAAAGACAGCATTTTCTTGCAAACTTGCAAGCTCAGAATGAAATCGCGAAACATCACGATAAGAAAAATCTAACATCTTGCCCACGAGCAAACATGGAGCTATGCTGCACATGCCAAGCTTAACGGCATAGTCAGCATTTCAACGTACCCGCAGCAAATGGATCGTTTCGGTCGCCGACAAGCCGATTTGCCACACACCATTCAACCCAAACGGTTGCCCGGCCGAAGCCAACCTCATCGCACAATTGAAAAGTAAATGTTGTGGAAAATTCTTCGTTCGATGCAAAAATCCCACCCATCCGGGCGAGAAGACGAAAGCAAACGCACTCGTACACGAGAGAAAAACGCCACAACCAACCGTGGCAAAGGGCAACCCCGGAGTTGGTAGATCGGAGCAGAAGAAGCTTTTTGTACCGATTACTTCACTACTTACTATTTCATTCGATTCGAATCGTGGGGCGTTGGCCACGGTGGAGCTGGTGGGGTAATGCTTTCGTGCTGGATGAGTCTTTCCACATatcaaatattgtttcatcTTTAGCTCGGATTTCATCTTGtgcgcgtcgtcgtcgtcgttgccgaTTGCAGACCGTGTGCGTTCGTGACAAATGTTGCCGCGGAATCAATTGTTTCCCTATCAGTTTAATCGTTCGAGTGTGTAAGAAGAATTTAGGTGCAGCGTCTAAATGGCGTATGTGTGTTCCAATTTCGGCACTCATGATCAAATGAATACTAACGAGACCCCTCATTTACCTTATGTTAATTGCTCACAATTTTGtgacatttttgtttggttgatgcttcatcgatttaaattatttgatttatttaaatttttgatacACTTCTCCATCAGAATTTTCAATCTTGAATTGTTTTCAACTACTCTGTCCGACTTCCAGCAATAGTTTAATCATTTTCATGAACTGTACGAATATTGTATGGTAAACATTTGTTGTTATATTGACCAATAATTCAAATGCAGTTGTATAGcctttaaatttgaaaagataTTCAACACTAATTAATCCGATCGATTCTAGCTTTCAATGTTCATACATATCACGTCAAATAAACCGAACCTTTGGCGCAATAGGTGTACCAATTGACAGCTCGATTCGTTCGGATTGATTCGGTTGAAGACCTTGTTAAGGCTGACTGAGGctctatttatgtttttctcgaTGTACAACTGTGAttttataaagaaaacaaaaaatcattttgcaAACACATTCATTTGATTCATTGGTTCAACGAAACACTTGAATGAAGAATCGATTTAATTGTTTGACatattttatcttcttcttttcgttttgttatttGGCTCAGGTCCCGATGAACCGACCGGAGCACAGATTCCGTCCATGTTCCTGAACTATCTCGGCAGCGATATCGACTGGCGGTACAACACGGAGCCGGAGCAGTACGGATGTCTCGGGTCGCCGGAGCAGCGCTGCTACTGGCCCCGAGGCAAAGTGCTCGGTGGCACGTCGGTCCTCAACGGAATGATGTACATCCGCGGTAATCCGCAGGATTACGACGACTGGGAGGCGGCCGGCAACCCGGGCTGGAAGTGGAAGGATGTGCTACCGTACTTCATGAAGTCGGAAGATAATCTGCAGATCAACGAGGTCGACTCGAAGTACCACTCCACCGGCGGTATGCTCCCGGTCGGCCGGTTCCCGTACAACCCTCCGTTCTCCTACTCGGTGCTGAAGGCGGGCGAGCAGCTCGGCTTCCAGGTGCAGGACCTGAACGGTGCCAACACGACCGGCTTCATGATTGCGCAGATGACGAACAAGAACGGCATTCGGTTCAGTGCTGCCCGTGCCTTCCTTCGGCCGGCCGTGAACCGGGCGAACCTGCACATTCTGCTCAACACGACCGTCACGAAGGTGCTGGTGCACCCGACGTCCAAGACGGCGCACGGCGTCGAGATCGTCGACGAGGACGGGCACATGCGGAAGATCCTGGTCAAGAAGGAGGTCATCGTGAGCGGCGGTGCGGTCAACTCGCCCCAGATTCTGCTGCTCAGCGGCATCGGTCCGAAGGCCCACTTGGAGTCGGTGAGCGTGCGACCGATCCACGATCTGCCCGGCGTCGGCAAGAACCTGCACAACCACGTGGCGTACTTCATCAACTTCTTCCTCAACGACACCAACACGGCACCGCTGAACTGGGCGACGGCGATGGAGTACCTGCTGTTCCGCGACGGGCTCATGTCCGGCACCGGCGTGTCCGCCGTGACGGCCAAAATCAGCTCCAAGTACGCCGAGCGGGCCAACGATCCGGATCTGCAGTTCTACTTCGGCGGCTTCCTGGCGGACTGCGCCAAGACGGGCCAGGTTGGCGAGCTGCTCAGCAATGACTCTCGCTCGGTGCAGGTCTTCCCGGCAGTGCTCCACCCGAAGAGCCGCGGCTACATCGAGCTGAAATCGAACGACCCTCTTGAGCATCCGAAGATTGTGGTGAACTACCTGAAGGAGGACCACGACATTAAGGTGCTGGTGGAGGGCATCAAGTTTGCGGTGCAGCTGTCGGAAACCGATGCACTGCAGGCGTACGGTATGGAGCTCGACCGAACGCACGTGAAAGCTTGCCAGAACATGGAGTTCGGCACACAGGTACCTTCACAAAATTTGGGATCCTCGAGGACTACTACCTAACAGCCGTTTGTTTGCTTATATTCTAGGAATACTGGGAGTGCGCCGTGCGACAGAACACTGGCGCCGAAAACCACCAGGCAGGCTCTTGCAAAATGGGCCCCACCAGCGACCCGATGGCCGTGGTGGACCACGAGCTGCGCGTGCACGGAGTGCGAAATCTCCGAGTCGTCGATGCGTCCGTCATGCCGAAGGTCACGTCCGGCAACACGAACGCGCCGGTCATCATGATCGCCGAGAAGGGCGCCCACCTGATCCGTCGGGCGTGGGGTGCCCGCTAGTAACTGCCCGGAGTGACGCAACAGGCATCTCCTAGCATTTACAAGACGAAAGAAGGATTCATTACTAGTGTAAGCTGTTTGTTTAGGCCCGTGGCCTGACCCTGTCCCTGGTCGCTTGTTTAACGACATGGGTGGACTCTAGGAAGCTACATCAAAAACGTTCTCAGACCATCAGGCACTTTTCCACTCTCTACACTCACTTTGGATTCTTTCCCTACCCATGACCTAACGACCTACGTCTAGCTAACGCATAACGGATCGATCTATTTACTTCAGGGACCGTTCGAAAACAGAGAAAGGTACTTATTTCGGAAGTGCGATAAGACATCGGCATACGTAGCGGCTCGCTATTTCTGCGACCCACTTTCAAACCCGCACCCGTCCCGCTCAAATTGTGTTAATGTAAAGTTAAATTATGAATATCAATAAACGATAACTATGGTACAACTGAACAACAGGAACGTGGGCTGGAATTCGGATaaatcacacacatacatcggGAACACATGGTTTGCCAAACATTTATTCATCTCCTATCACCCAGAATTACGTAATCCATCGTTAGGTTCGGTAAGCTCGTGAGGTCTCGCGTCGGTTGCTCCTACTGGTGCCTGTTGTTCAGTCGGTTGATGCGATTGGTCAACCGATTCGGGACTCCGCCAATGTTCGAGGGTACGGTAGCGTTCTCGGCACCTCCAACTCCACCGGCCGGGTTCGAGGGGACGGTCGTGTTCAGGTTGTTCGTCAGATCACCGGGATTGGTCTGATTACCACCCACCGGGACCTCTCCCATGCCCGGAGTCGTCATACCGCCTGGCAGCTGGTCCAGCTGAGGGGCAGCATTGATGGCTAAGGAGGGAGAAAATCGTTAGCAATTAGCATTAACTTAACCTTCCTGCCATCACCGTCCAATTGGCCCGATATTCCTGACTGCCGAACGCACCGCGCACGGCactaaaagtgctccggacacTGACGGTGTTGGCACTTACCGACAACGACCAGCAGGATCGCAAAGGCAGCTACTTTGAAAGCCATTTCTATTGGAAGGGGATTAcgtggtttggtttgtttgtcggTCTGAAGCACACACAAGTTGCGTCTGATGCCGTCGTACCGGCTGGGGGAAGCCATTTATACTCTGTTTCAACTTGCCACTTGTTGGGAGCTTTTTTCACCGGGGAACCAATCGGATAAGAAACCTCATACTGCTATCGCACGTAAGAATATTAATTATGAACCAAGCGTCTTACAAGCACCTGGCAGACGAACACTGTATGGGAATGCGTTATTAAATGCTCTTGATTAAACGTGTTCGTATGCACATTAGCCTCGATTACAATCCATTAAATTTTATGTACCTTTattaaaatggttgaaaattgattaatctAAAACATCGTCGAACTGACTGGAAGTTAACAGTGTGAAAGTATATAGCAACTGTGTTTAAAAAGAAtgtaagaaaagaaagaacaaaaactgtAGTTTATATCATCTATGAACAGaggattaatttattttactcattttttgcaaaaaaaatcacccaTGAGTTTTGCATATAGCTTTCAAATTTACAATGTGTTGATTTTCGTAATAAACTTGACATTAaactatgtttaaaaaaaaaaagatacaaaataACCTAAAACTCAAACATTTCTTAAACATACCCAACCATCATTCTTATGTATGCAACTAacgataaaaatgtaatttaccaTCCACCTTCCGAACTACTTCAGCGTCTTATCATCATCATGGAAAAGTACACCAACTTGTAAAAGATATCGTTTGCTAATTGTCCTACACCCATCGGGTGTTACACTTGAGCACTATAAAAACGTGAAGCAACCCCGATCGAGGCAAGCATTAATCATACAGAGTTCCAGCACGAATCGCACGGAGAAAGTCAACCGAATTTTAACAATGGCGTTTAAAGTTGTTGCCCTCGCTGTCTTCCTGACCATCGTTGGTAAGTGTTTTGAACAGGAAGAATGTTGTTTACACCTGAATGCCATATTAACTGATTTGTGTTTTCCCCGTAGCCATCAATGCTGCCCCTCAGCTGGACCAGCTGCCAGGCGGTATGACGACTCCGGGCATGGGAGAGGTCCCGGTGGGCGGTAATCAGACCAATCCCGGTGATCTGACGAACAACCTGAACACGACCGTCCCCTCGAACCCGGCCGGTGGAGTTGGAGGTGCCGAGAACGCTACCGTACCCTCGAACATTGGCGGAGTGCCGAATCGGTTGACCAATCGCATCAACCGACTGAACAACAGGAATTAGAAGTCGTTCGAATGTGAATACGATTCCAATCTAGTTACCCACGTATGCTGATTACTAAATAAAACGATTCTGTTCAAAGTATCtgcatttcttcttcttcttcttcttggcgtaatgaCCTctcggtcatgcctgcccgttaagggcttacgagacttgtttccctgttgtacgtttATAGTCAGtcttctcgtacaggggagggtccggtctcggttgggattcgaacccacgccgtcgaggtggtgaaccccggcgctcatgggccgattttctaaccggcgctaccgctcggctgtcgcggaccacCCAGTAGTATCTGCATTCCCATCACCAAATTTCTCGATGGATTCCATTTCCATTGTTGCTAGATCCACCCTGGTGTCACAAATCTTCATCAAACTAAAATGACACTCTCTTACTATGAGAAGAAAATGTTGAACTGACCAAAAGTAATAGAACATTTTTCAGTACGTCTGTGACCTGTGTTTTGTGAAGCTTTGAGGACAGTAATTTTTAAACCGTtcagaaaatattcaaatgtatTTACAGAAGCTTTGGAGCTAAATTGCATTGTATTATTGTATTGTATATAATTTTACATACTTTCAAATACTTTCCAgctaaattttcaatttttaaattcttttgaaACACGCAATACAAATATTCTATATTTCGGTTTCTAATGGATCGGGATTGTGTTTTTCACGGCCACATTTCCCACTAACCCTTTTAGTCATCGTTCTTTCACGAACATACCTTTAGCTGGCATGTTTGCTACTTGTATATTTTTCCAACGCACATATTCTTGGAAGTGATTTCCCTAGATGTATTTTTTCAAGTACTTTTTATTCTAGTATCTGTTCAAAGCATGTCTTCCAGGAATATGAAATCATTAAAGAGAGTGTTTCTTACTTAAAGTATGTGCGATTCTACGACTCTGTTTCCTCTTGTAGTATGTGATACGGTACATATACTCGGCATGCTAAGAGAAACTAACTATGTTCCGTAATCCCTTGAGCGAATTTGAActgtgtttcttttgtaggATACGGCGGCGTTGGTTAGTTTGTCGAACGAATCgtcattgttttgaaaaacactCTTCTGCATTAGTAGCACTGGGTAACAGCTTTTATGTAACAAAGAATTTATGTACGTGTAttggaataaattttcataacgTAGAACATTATTTCAAAGAAAATGCGTATCCTGCGGCCTATCCTTAATTGATATGCCACTGCCGATGACTACCGATTAATAAAATAGTTTAGCGTAGTTCCTACGAATTACTCAATCATACAGCTATATGCCACACCACCCTTCATCTCTAACAGTTTTCCAATTTCACCCATATCCAGTAGcgaaaatggcaaaaaataGAGATACTCCTCTATTAAATCATTAATTTCTTTCAATCCACCACATCTCTGTAAAGCATTGCTTAAATTCCTGGTACTTACGTCGTAACAGCCAAACCAGGCTATCAAATGTATTTCCATTAAATCGTTGCGATGATATAGTCAACGACAGCTTATCGTTACATTCGGTATAATCTGTGTAGTTGAGCGTTATCGTGTCTACTCCCACGTGGCATCAGCACTCCTCAGTCGGGAAATCGATTTTGGAGCAGTTTTCAGTAAATTTTCAGATTActaaatcattcaaattgcTCCAACAATGGGACTAAAATTGTAACAACCATAGCCACAGTGCACTATACTGTATAGGGCAGCAATATGCACTTAGTACGAGGAAGAGTCAATTGATAATTCGCTAAAATTGTCCATCACGGCATGTCAACCTACATGTCACATACCAACGTTGTCGTTGTCTACGGTGAGTATAAAATCCACCATCCGGCCGAGTTGAGAGTTACAGTTGATAGTTTCAGTGTTCTAGCAGTGTGGTCTTTATTTGCAGAATCGTTAGTTTTGTTCTCAGTTTTCCTTACTGTTGAATTGTGCATAGGTAATATATTGGAATACTAATTGATTTATGCTGGAACAATTTCTTCGTGTTAACTGCGGTATTTGTAAGCTCCAAAGTACGTTATTTGTTCCTCTTTTTGTCGTTCAACATATGTTTCTACGGAGACTTTTTGaagtgctgttttttttaagagCTTTCTCGCCATCCTTGTCACTCGCCAATAACAATCTCCTTTAATTTGTAT from Anopheles coustani chromosome 3, idAnoCousDA_361_x.2, whole genome shotgun sequence harbors:
- the LOC131272733 gene encoding glucose dehydrogenase [FAD, quinone], yielding MSSCACPMTSPVGATLAALCGGTQYMLFMGLLEVFIRSQCDLEDPCGRTKAKTSRNVDYEYDFIVVGGGSGGSVIASRLSEIKSWKVLLIEAGPDEPTGAQIPSMFLNYLGSDIDWRYNTEPEQYGCLGSPEQRCYWPRGKVLGGTSVLNGMMYIRGNPQDYDDWEAAGNPGWKWKDVLPYFMKSEDNLQINEVDSKYHSTGGMLPVGRFPYNPPFSYSVLKAGEQLGFQVQDLNGANTTGFMIAQMTNKNGIRFSAARAFLRPAVNRANLHILLNTTVTKVLVHPTSKTAHGVEIVDEDGHMRKILVKKEVIVSGGAVNSPQILLLSGIGPKAHLESVSVRPIHDLPGVGKNLHNHVAYFINFFLNDTNTAPLNWATAMEYLLFRDGLMSGTGVSAVTAKISSKYAERANDPDLQFYFGGFLADCAKTGQVGELLSNDSRSVQVFPAVLHPKSRGYIELKSNDPLEHPKIVVNYLKEDHDIKVLVEGIKFAVQLSETDALQAYGMELDRTHVKACQNMEFGTQEYWECAVRQNTGAENHQAGSCKMGPTSDPMAVVDHELRVHGVRNLRVVDASVMPKVTSGNTNAPVIMIAEKGAHLIRRAWGAR
- the LOC131259634 gene encoding uncharacterized protein LOC131259634: MAFKVAAFAILLVVVAINAAPQLDQLPGGMTTPGMGEVPVGGNQTNPGDLTNNLNTTVPSNPAGGVGGAENATVPSNIGGVPNRLTNRINRLNNRHQ
- the LOC131259635 gene encoding uncharacterized protein LOC131259635; this encodes MAFKVVALAVFLTIVAINAAPQLDQLPGGMTTPGMGEVPVGGNQTNPGDLTNNLNTTVPSNPAGGVGGAENATVPSNIGGVPNRLTNRINRLNNRN